A genomic window from Acinetobacter lwoffii includes:
- the atpG gene encoding F0F1 ATP synthase subunit gamma: protein MANLKEIRAKVASIKSTQKITRAMQMVAASKMRRAQERMAQGRPYAENMHRVIAHLVQANPEYKHRYMVERPVKRVGYIIVSSDRGLAGGLNINLFKKVVKHVQQQQEQSIEVQFALIGQKAVSFFKNYGGKVLGATTQVGDAPSLEQLSGSVQVMLDAYDKGELDRIYLVSNGFVNAMTQNQKIEQLVPLAAAEEDKNLNRQYGWDYIYEPEAEELLNGLLVRYIESVVYQGVIENIACEQSARMVAMKAATDNAGEIIKSLQLIYNKLRQAAITQEISEIVGGAAAV, encoded by the coding sequence ATGGCAAATTTAAAAGAAATTCGCGCCAAAGTAGCTAGTATCAAGAGCACGCAGAAGATTACTCGAGCGATGCAAATGGTAGCAGCTTCTAAGATGCGTCGTGCGCAAGAGCGCATGGCTCAAGGCCGTCCGTATGCCGAAAATATGCACCGTGTAATTGCTCATTTGGTCCAAGCGAATCCTGAATATAAACACCGTTATATGGTTGAACGCCCGGTTAAGCGCGTTGGCTATATCATTGTGTCTTCAGATCGTGGCCTTGCTGGTGGTTTGAACATTAACCTGTTCAAGAAAGTGGTTAAACACGTTCAACAGCAACAAGAGCAGTCAATTGAAGTTCAATTTGCTTTAATTGGTCAAAAAGCGGTTTCGTTTTTTAAAAACTACGGCGGTAAAGTGCTTGGTGCGACGACGCAAGTCGGCGATGCTCCAAGTCTTGAGCAGTTATCTGGTTCTGTACAGGTGATGTTGGATGCTTATGATAAAGGCGAGTTAGATCGTATTTATCTAGTGTCAAACGGCTTTGTCAATGCCATGACTCAAAATCAAAAGATCGAACAACTTGTTCCTTTGGCTGCTGCTGAAGAAGACAAGAATCTGAACCGTCAATACGGTTGGGATTATATCTACGAGCCTGAAGCTGAAGAGCTTTTAAATGGCTTGTTGGTTCGCTATATCGAGTCTGTGGTGTATCAAGGTGTGATTGAAAACATCGCATGTGAGCAGTCTGCACGTATGGTCGCTATGAAAGCAGCGACAGACAACGCAGGCGAGATCATTAAGAGCCTGCAACTTATTTATAACAAGCTGCGTCAAGCCGCGATTACTCAGGAAATTTCTGAGATCGTTGGTGGTGCCGCTGCCGTTTAA
- a CDS encoding F0F1 ATP synthase subunit epsilon, giving the protein MATMQCDVVSVQESLYSGTITMLIAKGAGGELGIMPGHAPLVTLLQPGAIRVILENGTEELIYVSGGVLEVQPHVVTVLADTAVRAENLDEAAIVEARKHAEALLANQKSDLDSAAALAALAETAAQLETIRKIKNRAQ; this is encoded by the coding sequence ATGGCGACTATGCAATGTGATGTTGTAAGTGTTCAGGAGTCTTTGTACTCAGGCACTATAACTATGCTAATTGCAAAAGGTGCTGGCGGTGAGTTAGGTATTATGCCTGGCCATGCTCCGTTGGTAACTTTGCTCCAACCTGGCGCGATCCGCGTTATTTTGGAAAACGGTACAGAAGAGTTGATCTATGTATCTGGTGGTGTTCTAGAAGTTCAACCGCATGTTGTTACGGTTCTTGCAGATACTGCAGTCCGTGCAGAAAACTTAGATGAAGCAGCTATTGTTGAAGCGCGTAAACACGCTGAAGCATTGCTTGCGAATCAAAAGAGCGATTTGGACTCTGCTGCTGCTTTGGCTGCTCTTGCAGAAACTGCTGCACAGTTGGAAACGATCCGCAAAATCAAAAACCGCGCTCAATAA
- the atpD gene encoding F0F1 ATP synthase subunit beta has protein sequence MNSGRIIQIIGAVIDVEFERNSVPKIYDALQVDGTETTLEVQQQLGDGVVRTIAMGSTEGLKRGLNVTNTNAPISVPVGTATLGRIMDVLGRPIDEAGPVATEARLPIHRQAPSYAEQAASTDLLETGIKVIDLLCPFAKGGKVGLFGGAGVGKTVNMMELINNIAKAHSGLSVFAGVGERTREGNDFYHEMKDSNVLDKVAMVYGQMNEPPGNRLRVALTGLTMAEYFRDEKDENGKGRDVLLFVDNIYRYTLAGTEVSALLGRMPSAVGYQPTLAEEMGVLQERITSTKSGSITSIQAVYVPADDLTDPSPATTFAHLDATVVLSRDIASSGIYPAIDPLDSTSRQLDPLVVGQEHYEIARSVQNVLQRYKELKDIIAILGMDELAEEDKLVVYRARKIQRFFSQPFHVAEVFTGAPGKLVSLKETIRGFKGLLAGEYDHIPEQAFYMVGGIDEVIAKAEKL, from the coding sequence ATGAATAGCGGTCGTATCATTCAGATCATCGGCGCGGTTATCGACGTCGAGTTTGAACGCAATAGCGTTCCTAAGATCTATGACGCTCTCCAAGTAGATGGTACTGAAACTACTTTAGAAGTTCAGCAACAGCTTGGTGATGGCGTAGTTCGTACTATTGCAATGGGTTCTACTGAAGGCCTTAAGCGTGGTTTGAACGTAACTAACACTAACGCGCCGATTTCTGTACCAGTAGGTACAGCGACTCTAGGCCGTATCATGGACGTTCTTGGTCGCCCGATCGACGAAGCTGGTCCTGTTGCGACTGAAGCGCGTTTACCAATTCACCGTCAAGCGCCTTCTTATGCAGAACAAGCGGCTTCTACTGACCTTTTAGAAACTGGTATTAAAGTCATTGACTTACTTTGCCCGTTTGCGAAAGGTGGTAAGGTTGGTCTGTTCGGTGGTGCCGGTGTTGGTAAAACTGTAAACATGATGGAATTGATCAACAACATCGCGAAAGCTCACTCAGGTTTATCTGTGTTTGCTGGTGTTGGTGAGCGTACTCGTGAAGGTAACGACTTCTATCACGAAATGAAAGATTCTAACGTTCTAGACAAAGTAGCAATGGTCTACGGTCAGATGAACGAGCCACCGGGTAACCGTTTACGCGTAGCGTTGACTGGTTTGACTATGGCTGAATATTTCCGTGACGAGAAAGACGAAAACGGTAAAGGCCGTGACGTACTATTGTTCGTAGATAACATCTATCGTTATACACTAGCGGGTACTGAAGTATCAGCACTTCTAGGTCGTATGCCATCTGCAGTAGGTTACCAGCCTACACTTGCAGAAGAGATGGGTGTTCTTCAAGAGCGTATTACATCGACTAAGTCTGGTTCTATTACGTCAATCCAAGCGGTATACGTACCTGCCGATGACTTGACAGATCCATCGCCTGCTACAACATTTGCTCACTTAGACGCAACTGTTGTATTGAGCCGTGACATCGCATCTTCTGGTATTTACCCAGCGATCGATCCACTAGACTCAACTTCACGCCAGTTAGATCCGTTAGTTGTTGGTCAAGAGCATTATGAAATTGCACGTTCTGTACAGAACGTATTGCAACGTTATAAAGAGCTTAAAGACATCATCGCGATTCTTGGTATGGACGAGCTTGCTGAAGAAGATAAACTGGTTGTTTACCGTGCGCGTAAAATCCAGCGTTTCTTCTCTCAACCGTTCCACGTAGCTGAAGTATTTACTGGTGCTCCTGGTAAATTAGTATCTCTTAAAGAAACGATTCGTGGCTTTAAAGGTCTTCTAGCTGGTGAATACGATCACATCCCAGAACAAGCGTTCTACATGGTTGGTGGTATTGACGAAGTTATTGCTAAAGCCGAGAAACTTTAA
- a CDS encoding DMT family transporter — protein sequence MTQQQKAVWWAMALPLAAVLIWSLNMTVTRYVADYISPISISFYRWALALLILTPFMLPKVKAAWPEIRPYLGHFAVLSALGMVLYQGLAYSSAHYTTATNMGLINAFIPIFTIIVGIFVLRIRPTQAAVLGSLLSFIGLMYVMAQGQGLQFLTVGESYIGDLLMLIAVFFYACYGVFLKKWQIQIPLLVSLYIQIFMAFLYHIPLVLILGLDSINHANAASIIYAGIFPSIAAPLFWMMAVQQLGPNRSSIFMNLMPVFTAVVAYLWLGEAWTMYHSIGGGIILLGILWAQYPGRSA from the coding sequence ATGACACAGCAACAAAAGGCAGTCTGGTGGGCCATGGCCTTACCACTGGCCGCAGTTTTGATTTGGTCTCTGAATATGACTGTCACCCGCTATGTGGCAGATTATATTTCTCCCATCAGTATCAGTTTCTACCGCTGGGCCTTGGCCTTACTGATTTTAACTCCATTCATGTTGCCCAAAGTCAAAGCAGCGTGGCCGGAGATCCGTCCATATCTCGGGCATTTTGCTGTTTTGAGTGCGCTGGGAATGGTGCTTTATCAGGGGTTGGCTTATAGTTCGGCACACTATACCACTGCAACCAATATGGGCCTGATCAATGCCTTTATTCCTATTTTTACCATTATCGTGGGTATTTTTGTTTTAAGGATTCGCCCAACACAGGCTGCAGTGCTGGGGAGTCTTCTGTCTTTTATTGGCTTGATGTATGTCATGGCACAAGGGCAGGGTTTACAGTTTTTAACTGTTGGTGAAAGTTATATTGGCGATCTGTTGATGTTGATCGCAGTATTTTTCTATGCCTGTTATGGCGTGTTTCTGAAAAAATGGCAGATTCAGATTCCACTCTTAGTGAGCCTGTATATTCAGATTTTTATGGCCTTTCTCTATCATATTCCTTTGGTATTGATTTTAGGTCTGGACAGCATCAATCATGCTAATGCAGCCAGCATTATCTATGCCGGAATTTTCCCATCCATTGCCGCGCCGTTATTCTGGATGATGGCTGTGCAGCAACTTGGTCCCAATCGCAGCAGTATTTTTATGAATCTGATGCCGGTTTTTACTGCAGTAGTCGCATATTTGTGGCTGGGTGAAGCGTGGACCATGTATCACAGTATCGGCGGTGGCATCATTTTACTTGGAATCCTCTGGGCTCAATATCCCGGAAGATCCGCTTAA
- the dprA gene encoding DNA-processing protein DprA, whose translation MLNTLSTAQIHAITLWYLLQHSLSSFYKISQHYADLAHAIDGSQTETWRKLGIHKNHIQRLQDFQSSESQLHFQRSLEQIQLHSDFVLLHTDAEYPQQLSHYAHKPPILFGQGYADQLLQPQIAIVGSRKPSLHGRQVAYDFAFYLSEQGFYINSGLAQGIDEAAHQAALQHRRTIAVMGTGIEQTYPAAHQTLRQQIIEHGGTVITEFLPFTPPLQQHFPRRNRIVSGLSLGVIVAEAALKSGSLLTAQWAAEQGKTTFAIPGHIYSEHHQGCHQLIREGAILIDHPQQVIEELALATQWQALENTTKTKVIEATSQQIPPHLLSLYNQLDWVGQSLDQLGTQVQQEVSALTSQLMELELLGFCTQQAGLYLRCRILK comes from the coding sequence ATGTTGAATACATTGTCGACAGCGCAAATCCATGCCATTACGCTGTGGTATTTACTGCAACACTCCCTCAGCAGCTTTTATAAAATCAGTCAGCATTATGCAGACCTCGCCCATGCAATTGATGGTTCTCAAACCGAAACCTGGCGTAAGTTGGGCATTCATAAAAACCACATTCAGCGCCTGCAAGATTTCCAGTCAAGTGAGTCGCAGCTCCATTTTCAGCGCAGTCTTGAGCAGATCCAGTTGCACAGTGACTTTGTGCTTTTACATACAGATGCCGAATATCCACAGCAATTGAGCCATTATGCGCATAAGCCGCCAATCCTGTTCGGGCAAGGGTATGCAGATCAATTGCTGCAACCGCAAATCGCGATTGTGGGGAGTCGCAAGCCCAGTCTGCACGGCCGGCAAGTCGCTTATGACTTTGCTTTTTATTTGAGTGAACAGGGTTTTTATATTAATAGTGGCCTGGCACAAGGGATTGATGAAGCCGCACATCAGGCCGCATTACAACATCGGCGAACGATTGCAGTGATGGGCACAGGCATTGAACAGACCTACCCTGCTGCCCATCAAACACTACGTCAGCAAATCATCGAACATGGAGGTACGGTCATTACTGAGTTTTTGCCATTTACTCCCCCCTTACAGCAGCATTTTCCACGGCGTAACCGAATTGTCAGTGGCTTAAGCCTCGGGGTGATTGTGGCAGAAGCCGCCTTGAAAAGCGGTTCATTGCTGACCGCACAATGGGCAGCGGAACAAGGCAAGACCACATTCGCCATCCCGGGGCATATTTACAGTGAACATCACCAGGGCTGTCACCAACTGATTCGTGAAGGTGCGATTCTGATTGACCATCCACAGCAGGTCATCGAAGAACTGGCGCTGGCCACGCAATGGCAAGCTTTGGAAAACACCACCAAAACGAAAGTTATTGAAGCAACATCACAGCAAATTCCACCGCATCTGCTCAGTCTGTATAATCAGCTGGACTGGGTGGGACAGAGTTTGGATCAACTGGGAACGCAGGTTCAGCAAGAGGTATCTGCTTTGACCAGCCAACTCATGGAACTGGAGTTACTCGGTTTTTGTACCCAGCAAGCCGGCCTCTATCTACGTTGTCGGATTCTCAAATAA
- a CDS encoding L-threonylcarbamoyladenylate synthase translates to MITTSVAEAAAWLKDGQVLAYPTEAVWGLGCDPYNEQAFHQILELKQRPIEKGVILLAAHLSQVEHLLQDLSEEMREKVIESWNHERPADRATTWLLPANKDIPDWIKGHHPKVAVRVTTHPLCVALCQAFGGFIVSTSANPAGMEPARSLQDAIRYFDQNLNYLNGDLGLSQQPSRIIDAVTGAIIRD, encoded by the coding sequence ATGATCACTACCTCTGTTGCCGAAGCAGCAGCATGGCTTAAAGATGGACAAGTCTTGGCATATCCTACAGAGGCTGTTTGGGGCTTGGGTTGCGACCCCTATAATGAACAGGCATTTCATCAGATTTTAGAATTAAAACAGCGCCCGATTGAAAAAGGCGTGATTCTGCTGGCAGCTCATCTTTCACAGGTAGAACATCTGTTGCAGGATTTAAGCGAAGAAATGCGTGAAAAAGTGATTGAATCCTGGAACCATGAAAGACCTGCTGATCGCGCGACCACCTGGTTACTTCCTGCAAATAAAGACATTCCTGACTGGATTAAAGGTCATCATCCTAAAGTAGCCGTACGTGTAACCACTCACCCACTCTGTGTGGCACTGTGTCAGGCCTTTGGCGGTTTTATCGTTTCGACCAGTGCCAACCCTGCCGGCATGGAACCTGCCCGCTCACTTCAGGATGCGATCCGCTATTTTGACCAGAACCTGAATTATCTAAATGGTGACCTCGGTTTAAGTCAGCAACCAAGCCGGATCATTGATGCAGTGACTGGCGCAATTATTCGTGACTGA
- a CDS encoding NAD-dependent succinate-semialdehyde dehydrogenase has translation MAYQSINPFTNRKLKDYPSHSDQDIQHALDTAEKILKSEWSQQVDTRIEVLRKLASNMRAQKAELAKLMTLDMGKLIKQSEGEIETCAKIAEYYADHAKEFLAPVSYETELGEAWVEHHPLGIIMAVEPWNFPFYQLMRVFAPNCAIGNPVLAKHAGIVPQCAEAFEQLVLDAGAPKGVWTNLFISSDQVAEVIADKRVRGVALTGSEGAGSAVAEQAGKHLKKSTLELGGNDVFIVLDDADLERAIKLGCQARVNNAGQVCTAAKRFILHEKIAEQFKAGMLKAFEQLKLGDPLDPETTLGPLSSKDALEKLSKQVEKAVAQGATVVTGGKAVEHQGNFYAPTILENITRENEAWYEEFFGPVAQIYVAKNDDEIVEIANDSNYGLGGVIHSQDIERAKKLASRVETGMIWINWFTDTTPELPFGGIKNSGYGHELSIDGFREFVQKKLVVVKSPKK, from the coding sequence ATGGCTTATCAATCTATTAATCCATTTACCAATCGAAAATTGAAAGACTACCCATCGCATAGCGATCAAGATATTCAACATGCACTCGATACCGCAGAAAAAATCCTAAAGTCAGAATGGTCACAACAGGTCGATACCCGTATTGAAGTACTGCGCAAATTGGCCAGCAATATGCGAGCGCAAAAAGCTGAACTGGCTAAGCTCATGACGCTGGATATGGGAAAACTGATCAAGCAGAGTGAAGGTGAAATCGAAACCTGCGCCAAAATTGCAGAATATTATGCTGATCATGCCAAAGAATTTTTAGCGCCCGTATCCTATGAAACGGAACTGGGTGAGGCCTGGGTTGAGCATCATCCACTGGGTATTATCATGGCGGTAGAACCGTGGAATTTCCCGTTTTATCAACTGATGCGGGTCTTTGCGCCGAACTGTGCGATTGGTAATCCGGTTCTGGCAAAACATGCCGGCATTGTGCCGCAATGTGCCGAAGCCTTTGAGCAACTGGTGTTGGATGCAGGCGCACCCAAAGGTGTCTGGACCAATCTATTTATCAGCAGTGATCAGGTCGCTGAAGTAATTGCAGACAAGCGTGTGCGTGGTGTAGCACTCACAGGTTCAGAAGGTGCGGGCAGTGCAGTCGCTGAACAGGCCGGAAAACATCTTAAAAAATCAACGCTGGAACTGGGCGGTAATGATGTATTTATCGTACTCGATGATGCAGATCTGGAACGCGCGATCAAGTTAGGCTGTCAGGCGCGTGTCAATAATGCCGGGCAGGTATGTACAGCGGCGAAGCGATTTATCTTGCATGAAAAAATTGCCGAACAATTCAAGGCCGGCATGCTGAAAGCTTTTGAACAGTTAAAACTGGGTGATCCGCTCGATCCTGAAACCACTTTAGGACCGCTGTCTTCAAAAGACGCACTGGAAAAACTCAGCAAGCAGGTCGAAAAGGCCGTAGCACAAGGTGCGACCGTAGTTACTGGCGGTAAGGCTGTAGAACATCAAGGCAATTTCTATGCACCGACCATTCTGGAAAATATCACGCGTGAAAATGAAGCTTGGTATGAAGAATTTTTTGGTCCGGTGGCGCAAATTTATGTGGCGAAGAATGATGATGAGATTGTCGAAATTGCCAATGATTCCAATTATGGCCTAGGTGGCGTGATTCATTCACAGGATATCGAGCGTGCCAAAAAACTGGCGTCACGGGTGGAAACAGGCATGATCTGGATCAACTGGTTTACTGACACCACACCTGAGTTGCCATTTGGTGGAATCAAAAATTCCGGTTATGGGCATGAACTGTCGATTGATGGTTTCAGAGAATTTGTGCAGAAAAAACTGGTCGTCGTCAAAAGCCCGAAAAAATAA
- the atpA gene encoding F0F1 ATP synthase subunit alpha, translating to MQQLNPSEISALIKQRIGDLDTSATAKNEGTIVMVSDGIVRIHGLADAMYGEMIEFDGGLYGMALNLEQDSVGVVVLGNYLSLQEGQKARCTGRVLEVPVGPELLGRVVDALGNPIDGKGPIDAKLTDAVEKVAPGVIWRQSVDQPVQTGYKSVDTMIPVGRGQRELIIGDRQTGKTAMAIDAIIAQKNSGIKCVYVAIGQKQSTIANVVRKLEETGAMAYTTVVAAAAADPAAMLYLAPYSGCTMGEYFRDRGEDALIIYDDLSKQAVAYRQISLLLRRPPGREAYPGDVFYLHSRLLERASRVSADYVEKFTNGEVKGQTGSLTALPIIETQAGDVSAFVPTNVISITDGQIFLETSLFNAGIRPAVNAGISVSRVGGSAQTKIIKKLSGGIRTALAQYRELAAFAQFASDLDEATRKQLEHGQRVTELMKQKQYAPYSIADQAVSIYASNEGYMADVDVKKIVDFDAALISYFRSEHAALMQQIDASGDYNKDIEAAIKAGIESFKATQTY from the coding sequence ATGCAACAACTGAATCCATCCGAGATCAGTGCGCTCATTAAACAGCGTATCGGCGATCTGGACACCAGCGCAACCGCTAAGAACGAAGGAACCATTGTTATGGTTTCCGACGGTATTGTGCGTATTCACGGCTTAGCTGACGCTATGTACGGTGAAATGATCGAATTCGACGGCGGCCTTTACGGTATGGCACTGAACCTAGAACAGGATTCAGTGGGCGTCGTTGTTTTAGGTAACTACTTAAGCCTTCAAGAAGGTCAAAAAGCGCGTTGCACAGGTCGTGTATTAGAAGTTCCGGTTGGTCCAGAACTTTTAGGCCGTGTAGTAGATGCTTTGGGTAACCCGATTGATGGTAAAGGCCCTATTGATGCAAAATTAACTGATGCTGTTGAAAAAGTAGCACCAGGCGTAATTTGGCGTCAATCAGTGGATCAACCTGTACAAACTGGTTATAAATCAGTAGATACAATGATCCCTGTAGGCCGTGGTCAACGTGAGTTGATCATTGGTGACCGTCAAACTGGTAAAACAGCAATGGCGATCGACGCGATCATCGCTCAGAAAAACTCTGGCATTAAATGTGTATACGTAGCAATCGGTCAAAAACAATCGACTATCGCTAACGTGGTACGCAAGCTAGAAGAAACTGGCGCTATGGCGTATACAACTGTTGTAGCTGCAGCTGCAGCTGATCCAGCAGCAATGCTGTATCTAGCTCCGTATTCTGGCTGTACAATGGGCGAATACTTCCGTGACCGCGGTGAAGATGCGTTAATCATTTATGATGACTTGTCTAAGCAAGCTGTTGCTTACCGTCAAATTTCATTGCTTTTACGCCGTCCACCAGGTCGTGAAGCGTATCCAGGTGACGTGTTCTATCTACACTCGCGTCTACTTGAACGTGCTTCTCGTGTATCTGCTGACTACGTTGAGAAATTCACTAACGGTGAAGTTAAAGGCCAAACTGGTTCATTAACTGCATTGCCGATTATTGAAACTCAAGCGGGTGACGTATCTGCATTCGTACCAACCAACGTAATTTCGATTACTGATGGTCAGATCTTCCTTGAAACATCATTATTCAACGCAGGTATTCGTCCTGCTGTGAACGCGGGTATCTCTGTATCTCGTGTTGGTGGTTCAGCGCAAACTAAGATCATCAAGAAATTGTCTGGTGGTATCCGTACTGCTTTGGCGCAATACCGTGAATTGGCAGCATTTGCTCAGTTCGCTTCTGATCTTGACGAAGCAACTCGTAAGCAACTTGAACATGGTCAACGTGTAACTGAGTTAATGAAGCAAAAACAATATGCTCCTTACTCAATTGCTGACCAAGCTGTTTCAATTTATGCATCTAACGAAGGCTACATGGCTGACGTAGACGTTAAGAAAATCGTAGACTTTGATGCTGCGTTGATTTCTTACTTCCGTTCAGAACATGCTGCGTTAATGCAACAAATCGATGCCTCTGGTGATTACAACAAAGACATCGAAGCTGCAATCAAAGCAGGTATTGAAAGCTTTAAAGCGACTCAAACTTACTAA
- a CDS encoding pirin family protein, translating into MSNSVLYSVVSVTSRLDLKDPFIFTVHHQDHYPQGNAELGPVSPPQQHEYDMYYGESIPGFPEHPHTGFETITIVERGYVDHFDSLGNSGRYAAGDVQWLTTGNGVQHCEMFPLVHQDQDNPLELFQIWLNSSPEQKKQPVDYKMFWREQIPHVFSADTAGRKADIRVISGQFKQTQALDRPPHSWAALPENQLNIYLITLGPEAELTIPATTATATRFCYFYQGKSLELEGQKIAPKHLLELKPDADIQLKGGLLESHILWLEGEPIGAPVATHGPFVLNSAQELDTAFRRYRETQFGGWPWPSAEPSFPPEHPRFASYEGGKREEYPD; encoded by the coding sequence ATGTCGAATTCAGTGCTGTATTCTGTGGTTTCAGTGACATCCCGGCTTGATCTGAAAGATCCTTTTATTTTTACCGTTCATCATCAAGATCATTATCCACAAGGCAATGCCGAATTAGGCCCAGTTTCCCCGCCACAGCAGCATGAATATGACATGTATTATGGCGAGAGTATTCCCGGTTTTCCGGAGCATCCGCATACTGGCTTTGAAACCATTACCATTGTCGAGCGCGGTTATGTCGATCATTTTGACTCGCTTGGAAATTCGGGACGTTATGCCGCAGGTGATGTGCAATGGCTGACCACTGGCAATGGAGTACAGCACTGCGAGATGTTTCCTTTGGTTCATCAAGATCAGGACAATCCGCTGGAGCTGTTTCAAATCTGGCTCAATTCCTCACCGGAGCAGAAAAAACAGCCTGTCGATTATAAAATGTTTTGGCGTGAACAGATTCCGCATGTATTTTCAGCAGATACGGCCGGACGTAAAGCGGATATCCGGGTCATTTCAGGACAATTTAAACAGACTCAGGCACTGGACCGCCCGCCACATTCATGGGCAGCCCTTCCAGAGAATCAGCTCAATATTTATTTAATCACTTTAGGGCCTGAAGCAGAATTAACCATTCCTGCCACTACTGCTACTGCAACGCGTTTTTGTTATTTTTATCAGGGCAAAAGCCTGGAACTTGAAGGACAGAAGATAGCGCCAAAGCATCTACTGGAACTTAAACCCGATGCAGATATTCAGCTCAAAGGTGGGCTGCTGGAATCACATATTTTATGGCTGGAGGGTGAACCGATCGGTGCACCAGTTGCCACACATGGGCCTTTTGTTTTGAATAGTGCGCAAGAGCTAGATACTGCTTTTCGCCGTTATCGCGAAACTCAGTTTGGGGGCTGGCCTTGGCCAAGTGCTGAACCGTCATTTCCACCAGAACACCCACGTTTTGCCAGTTATGAAGGCGGCAAACGTGAAGAATATCCAGACTAA
- a CDS encoding glutathione peroxidase, with product MTRSVYDIPVKTIEGTETTLNQYQGKVLLVVNVASKCGLTPQYEGLQKLYQDKKAEGLEILGFPANNFLEQEPGSEAEIQEFCSVNYKVDFPLFAKISVAGEDKHPLYTTLTQAVPERIGEGPWWKDLVDYGLTPNQPPEVLWNFEKFLINKNGEVVARFAPDITADDPRIVDAVNAELAK from the coding sequence ATGACTCGCTCTGTATATGACATTCCAGTCAAAACCATTGAAGGAACAGAAACCACTTTAAACCAGTACCAAGGTAAGGTTTTGCTGGTGGTTAACGTCGCATCTAAATGTGGCTTGACGCCGCAATATGAAGGCTTACAAAAACTGTATCAGGACAAAAAAGCGGAAGGTCTGGAAATTCTTGGCTTCCCTGCCAATAACTTTTTGGAACAGGAACCGGGTAGCGAAGCCGAGATTCAGGAATTCTGTTCAGTGAATTATAAAGTCGACTTCCCGCTATTTGCTAAAATCTCTGTCGCGGGTGAAGACAAGCATCCTTTATATACCACCCTTACGCAGGCTGTACCGGAACGTATCGGTGAAGGTCCTTGGTGGAAAGATCTAGTCGATTATGGCCTAACCCCAAACCAGCCACCAGAAGTACTCTGGAACTTTGAAAAATTCCTGATCAATAAAAATGGTGAAGTAGTGGCGCGTTTTGCACCAGACATCACTGCGGATGATCCACGGATTGTCGATGCAGTGAATGCAGAACTTGCAAAATAA